gaatggttactctacttaacgacccgttcgctgtatcgtaaagtgcgtccaaacgattccattccaTGAAAAAAAGACTAGTTTAATcgtacattaataatccaaaactataaagctgatctttcgtgtgtcttgggaagaagatcATGGAAATCGTTATTGTATAATACCGATTCATGCGGGGTTTCATTTGTCTTCCTCAAAGGGATTTAATAACACATCTACCAGATAAAAAAGATTGTTATCGAACCGGAATTTTACTTCTTCTGTCTGTCGTTCGCTTGcgcaacattttattaaatccGTTTACGATCGGGGGCTTATTTTGTCGGTATGTCGAAACAGCGGGGAACTGCACCGGTGGGTGCGAATTGTGGACTATGTCAACAGCCGGATACTAGCCGTATGGTAGCGTGTGATTCTTGTGAACGGTGGTTTCACTTTGCGTGTGTTGGTGAGGATTCGAGTGTTGAGGATCGGGAGTGGATCTGCGAGAGTTGTGTTGCCGCAGCTAATCAACCTCCGGCTGGCACGTCGACacccaaaaacaacaacaacgccgGTGCAATACCAATGTCGGGGAATAATTTACCAACGGATCCGAGACTGGAGGAATTTCTGCAGCAGCAGGTGTCCAAGCAGCTAGCAGCAATGCAGGCGCAGTTTGACCGGATGTTGAAAGAAAAGGAAGAGCACCAGGCAAAGGAGCTCAACGATCAACGGGAGAGATACGAGCAAAGGCTTAAAGATACGGAGCAGCGTGTGATGGAGCAGGTAACTTCGACCCTGCGCGGTGGATCAGCAGCAGGTTTGGGAGCAAACCAAACGTCGCAGATGGCCAATGTTGGAGCGGCTAGAGGTGCTGCTCGGAGTGAGCGACCTATGTTTTTATTAGAAAGTGCATCTACGGCGGGAGGTTCTGCAACCCAAAACCCGCAAGCGATCAACAGTGGAGCGACAAGCAACGTACGGTGTAATCAACCTATGGCATGGTTACCTGGTGCCGGGCCTCTAGCGAGTTCGACGACGAACCCACTGCCGCAGATTCATGCTGGCGAAGCGAGCTGCGACGCTCTTGCTCAAGAGTTGAAGCTGTTGGAGGATAAGCAGGCTATGGAGCGAAAGCATTTCGAGGAGCGGCGGCAACTGCTGCAGCGGCGAATGGCGGTGAATGTTGGTCCGACCAGTGGAAGTACCGGCCTGAATCCAGAATCGGCGGCATTTCAACCGAGTGTTGGCAGTTTCTGCGGTGCGACTGGAGGTGATGTTGGGTAAGGGCTCAAGCGACGGCGTTCTTGCCAAGTTTTGGTGGCTTACATGGTGCTGCGGGCGGTGCGACTGGAGGTGGTGCCGGAATACGGAGTCAAACGACGGCGTTCTTGCCGAGTTTTGGTGGCCCACATGGTGCTGCGGGTGGTGGAGTTGGATTCAATTCCCAAGCGACAACTGTTGGAGGTGGTTTCGGGTTTACAACGTTGAACCAGAGTCAGATCTCGGCGCGGCATGTTCTGAACAAGGAGCTTCCCTGTTTCGCTGGTAATCCAGAAGAGTGGCCTCTTTTTATTGCGAGCTACGAGAGCTCCAGCAGGATCTGTGGTTTCAGCGATGAGGAGAACATGCTGCGGCTTCAGCGGTGCCTAAAAGGGAGAGCTTTGGAAGCAGTGCGATGGCGTTTGATGCATCCCCAGAATTTGCCAGGAGTGATCGAGTTGTTGAAAAACCTATTCGGGAGACCCGAAGCTATCGTCTTCTCGTTCATCAAGAAGATCCGGGAATTGCCGCCACCGAAGGAGGAGAAGCTGCAGACGCTCATAGACTTCGGCGTGGCTGTTCAAAACGTCTGTGCCACCATTACTGCATCCGGTTTGGACGACTACATGTTCGACGTGTCTCTTCTCCAGGAGTTGATTGGCAAACTTCCGACATCCTATAGCATGAGCTGGGCGTTTCATCGACAGGGATTGCCAAGGGCAACGCTCTGGGAGTTCGGCGAATGGCTGGGAATGGTTGTTCAGGCGGCGAGCACTATTACGTTGCCTTCAGTAAATGCTCCAAAAGTTGAAAGACGTGGTAGAAAGGACGATAACTTTATCAACGTGCACTCGGAGACTTGCTGCTGCATCGACGCTCCACCGATGGAATGTCCTAGTACTGCACCAAAGTCTAGGAGTTGCATCGTGTGTCAAAAGGATTGCAGCGGTCTCGAGAAATGTCAGAAGTTCCTTGATTGGGATGTTGGATCTCGCTGGACGGTGGTTAAGGAGCAGAATTTGTGTAGGAAGTGCCTTCGAAAACACTATGGAGCCTGCCAGGTGAAGGAGCCATGCGGAAAGAATGGGTGCACGTATAAGCACAGCAGTTTGCTGCATGACGACAAGCGGTATAGTAAGCCGGCGAATCCTGCGGAAAGCTGCAACATGCATTCCAAGGCAATGCGGAGAGTCCTGTTCCGTTACGTTCCGGTGACTATCTACGGTAGGGGAAAGCAGGTCAACACCTATGCGTTTCTCGATGATGGATCGTCTGCTACCTTGATGGAGCACAGTCTGCTGAAGGAGTTGGGGTTGAAAGGCACTTCCTATCCGCTGTGCCTCGACTGGACTGGTGGTCAAAGCCGCGAAGAAAACGAATCGGTCGTACTAGCAGTGAAGATTTCCGGAATCAGCGGAGTGCCTGATGTGTTCGAGATGCCAGAGGTCCACACGGTTCGGGATCTTTCTCTTCCGAAGCAGTCGGTGTCGATACCAAAGATGGTGGAGAAGTACAGCTATCTCGCAGGTTTACCGCTGCAGTCATACGAGAGTGCCTCTCCGCGAATCCTTATCGGAATGAACAACTGCCGTCTAGGAAGCTCGTTGAGGAGCATTGAAGGAGGTGAGAACGAGCCAATGGTGTCCAAGACACGACTCGGCTGGATACTGTACGGTCCCTGTTCATCGGAGCCCGGTGCGAGGAATTCTGATTATAGTGGCCACCACAGTTTCCACATCCGCCCGTGCGTCAAGGAGGACGTAAAGGAACTGAATGCAGCACTTAAGGAGTATTTTTCGATCGAGTCGCTGGGGATTACCGGAGCGTCAAGGTCGATGCTGTCGAAGGATGAAGAGCGCGCTTTGAAGATCCTGTCCACCGAAACGCGGCTGATAGAAAACCGCTACGAGACCGGATTATTGTGGCGTTATGACCAAATAAACTTGCCGAGTAGCAGAGGAATGGCCCTGAAGCGTCTGGACTGTCTACTAAAGCGGCTGAAGCGAGACCCTGATCTAGCGGCCGCGATGTCAGCGAAAATGTCCGACTACGAGGAGAAGGGGTACATTCGACGACTTTCCGCTCAGGAAAAGGCGGAGAAACATTCGAACGACTGGTTCTTGCCGATATTTCCGGTTACGAATCCAAACAAGCCAGGAAAGATTCGCGTTGTATTCGACGCAGCAGCCAAGGTCAACGGAGTTTCCCTCAATTCGTATCTGCTTACGGGTCCCGATCAGCTAACGTCCCTTTTATCAGTCCTCTTCAAGTTCCGGGAGTTCAGCGTTGCCGTCGTTGGAGAcattcgagaaatgtttttccAGGTCGCCATGAAGAAGCAAGACCAGCGGAGCCAGATGATTCTGTGGACCAGTGGAAATGAGAGCGGAGATCCCGAGGTGTATGTATGACGGTGATGACCTTTGGGGCGGCATGTTCTCCAAGCAGTGCACACTACGTGAAGAATCGAAACGCTGACCGATTCGAGGAGCAGTACCCTAGGGCGGTGCAGTGTATCAAGTACGAGCACTACGTTGATGACATGCTGACAAGCGTCGAAACCGAGGAGGAGGCGGTGAAGCTAGCTGATGAGGTAAGATGGATCCATGCGCAAGGAGGTTTCGAGATCCGAAAC
This sequence is a window from Uranotaenia lowii strain MFRU-FL chromosome 3, ASM2978415v1, whole genome shotgun sequence. Protein-coding genes within it:
- the LOC129755189 gene encoding uncharacterized protein LOC129755189; this encodes MSKQRGTAPVGANCGLCQQPDTSRMVACDSCERWFHFACVGEDSSVEDREWICESCVAAANQPPAGTSTPKNNNNAGAIPMSGNNLPTDPRLEEFLQQQVSKQLAAMQAQFDRMLKEKEEHQAKELNDQRERYEQRLKDTEQRVMEQVTSTLRGGSAAGLGANQTSQMANVGAARGAARSERPMFLLESASTAGGSATQNPQAINSGATSNVRCNQPMAWLPGAGPLASSTTNPLPQIHAGEASCDALAQELKLLEDKQAMERKHFEERRQLLQRRMAVNVGPTSGSTGLNPESAAFQPSVGSFCGATGGDVG
- the LOC129752902 gene encoding uncharacterized protein LOC129752902; translated protein: MVLRAVRLEVVPEYGVKRRRSCRVLVAHMVLRSQISARHVLNKELPCFAGNPEEWPLFIASYESSSRICGFSDEENMLRLQRCLKGRALEAVRWRLMHPQNLPGVIELLKNLFGRPEAIVFSFIKKIRELPPPKEEKLQTLIDFGVAVQNVCATITASGLDDYMFDVSLLQELIGKLPTSYSMSWAFHRQGLPRATLWEFGEWLGMVVQAASTITLPSVNAPKVERRGRKDDNFINVHSETCCCIDAPPMECPSTAPKSRSCIVCQKDCSGLEKCQKFLDWDVGSRWTVVKEQNLCRKCLRKHYGACQVKEPCGKNGCTYKHSSLLHDDKRYSKPANPAESCNMHSKAMRRVLFRYVPVTIYGRGKQVNTYAFLDDGSSATLMEHSLLKELGLKGTSYPLCLDWTGGQSREENESVVLAVKISGISGVPDVFEMPEVHTVRDLSLPKQSVSIPKMVEKYSYLAGLPLQSYESASPRILIGMNNCRLGSSLRSIEGGENEPMVSKTRLGWILYGPCSSEPGARNSDYSGHHSFHIRPCVKEDVKELNAALKEYFSIESLGITGASRSMLSKDEERALKILSTETRLIENRYETGLLWRYDQINLPSSRGMALKRLDCLLKRLKRDPDLAAAMSAKMSDYEEKGYIRRLSAQEKAEKHSNDWFLPIFPVTNPNKPGKIRVVFDAAAKVNGVSLNSYLLTGPDQLTSLLSVLFKFREFSVAVVGDIREMFFQVAMKKQDQRSQMILWTSGNESGDPEVYV